From a single Equus asinus isolate D_3611 breed Donkey chromosome 2, EquAss-T2T_v2, whole genome shotgun sequence genomic region:
- the HMX2 gene encoding homeobox protein HMX2, which yields MGSKEDAGKGCPAAGGVSSFTIQSILGGGPSEAPREPAGWPSRKRSLSVSSEEEEPDDGWKAPACFCPDPHGPKEPGPKHHPPIPFPCLGTPKNSGSAGPASSERTPFLSPSHPDFKEEKERLLPAGSPSPGPERPRDGGAERQAGTAKKKTRTVFSRSQVYQLESTFDMKRYLSSSERACLASSLQLTETQVKTWFQNRRNKWKRQLSAELEAANMAHASAQTLVGMPLVFRDSSLLRVPVPRSLAFPAPLYYPGSNLSALPLYNLYNKLDY from the exons ATGGGCAGCAAGGAAGATGCGGGCAAGGGGTGTCCGGCGGCCGGCGGCGTCTCCAGCTTCACCATTCAGTCCATCCTGGGCGGGGGCCCCTCGGAGGCGCCACGGGAGCCCGCCGGGTGGCCCTCCAGGAAGCGCAGCCTGTCGGTGTCCTCGGAGGAGGAGGAGCCGGACGACGGCTGGAAGGCACCCGCCTGCTTCTGCCCAGACCCGCACGGCCCCAAGGAGCCGGGCCCCAAGCACCATCCCCCCATCCCCTTTCCTTGCCTGG GTACTCCCAAGAACAGCGGAAGTGCGGGGCCGGCGAGCTCGGAGCGCAcgcctttcctctctccttcgcACCCGGActttaaggaagagaaagagaggctcCTGCCCGCGGGCTCGCCGTCGCCGGGGCCCGAGCGGCCGCGGGACGGCGGAGCCGAGCGGCAGGCGGGCACCGCCAAGAAGAAGACGCGCACGGTCTTCTCGCGCAGCCAGGTGTACCAGCTCGAGTCCACCTTCGACATGAAGCGCTACCTGAGCAGCTCGGAGCGCGCCTGCCTCGCCTCCAGCCTGCAGCTCACCGAGACCCAGGTCAAGACTTGGTTCCAGAATCGCCGCAACAAGTGGAAGCGGCAGCTCTCGGCAGAGCTGGAGGCGGCCAACATGGCGCACGCGTCGGCGCAGACTCTGGTGGGAATGCCACTGGTGTTCCGGGACAGCTCGCTGCTGCGCGTGCCGGTGCCGCGCTCGCTCGCCTTCCCCGCGCCGCTCTACTACCCGGGCAGCAACCTCTCGGCCTTACCTCTCTACAACCTCTACAACAAGCTCGACTACTGA